GCAAAATACCGTCGAGCGATTGGACTGCCGGATTTCTTTCAGCGTTTGACCCTTACAGCGCTTACATAACTCGCCCGCTCGCCCGTAAACCTGCAAGCTCTGTGCGAAGTAGCCGGCTTTACCATCACCACCTACGAAATCGCGCAGCGTTGTGCCGCCCACTTCTATCGCGGTCGCTAAGACTTCCTGAATCGTCTCGGCAAGGCGGACATAGCGCACTTTGCTCACTTTATTCGCGGCCCGATCAGGTCTAATGCCTGCCATGAACAACGCTTCATTTGCATAAATATTGCCCACGCCCACGACCACCTTCGCATCCATAATGAAATGCTTCACAGGTGCCGCTCGCGTCCGCGAAACCCGGTATAGGTAGTCGCCAGAAAAGTCAGTCGATAGCGGCTCGGGGCCCAGATGATCGAGCAGGGAATGCGAGGTGCCCTCCACCCAATGCATGCTGCCAAATCGGCGAGGATCGTGATAACGAAGCAAAAACCCAGTATCGAGCGCTATATCGACATGATCATGTTTGCGCGGTTGTTCCTTGTTGTTAACCAAACGAAGGGAGCCGGACATGCCCAGATGGACCAAAAGACTGCCGTTATCAAAATCAATCAGCAGATACTTAGCGCGACGCCGGGCCGCTAACACCCGACCACCTTCTAATCGTTGCTCTAAATCATCGCTGATCGGCCATCGGAGCCGGCGATCACGTATCGTTACGCTTGATACCTTGCGCCCAACAACGTGTGGCTCTATTCCTCTTCGCGTTGTTTCTACTTCGGGTAGCTCCGGCACCTGCCTCTCCAAAAACCTTAGCTAATAAGCAAAAAAAACCCCGGCAATGCCGGGGTCTTCGAACTGCTTTGCACTTACTTGATCTTACCTTCTTTGTAGACCACGTGCTTACGTGCGACGGGGTCGTACTTCTTCATCTCTAACTTGTCAGGCGTCGTACGCTTGTTCTTGTCAGTTGTGTAGAAGTGGCCTGTGCCCGCTGACGAATTCATCCGAACTTTTTCTCGCATCGTTATCTACTCCTTAAACCTTTTCGCCGCGTGCACGCAGCTCTGAAAGAACTGTTTCGATTCCACGCTTATCAATAACTCTCATACCTTTGGGAGACACTCGAAGAGAAACGAACCGCTTCTCTGACTCTACCCAAAACCGGTGATTGTGAAGGTTAGGCAGGAAGCGTCTGCGAGTGCGATTCTTCGCATGCGAGACATTGTTGCCCGTCATTGGACGCTTACCTGTAACTTGACATACTCGCGACATCTGTCTGTCCACCAAAAAAAGGAGCGGCAAGATACCAAAGGCCTAGGCCTTAAGCAACATGCAGAGTTACACAAATCCTAAGTTTCTTAGGCTTTCACAACGACCAGCAGCAACGATGACATGATCCACCAGGTCGATATCAACGATGTTCAAACACTTTGCTAACTTTCGGGTCGTATCGATATCGGCCTGACTTGGTACCGGCGAGCCTGACGGGTGGTTGTGTGCGACGATAATCGACGACGCATGATGCGACAGGGCGCTCATCATAACGACTCGGTGATAAACGCAGGCGCTGTCGATCGAGCCCACGAACAAAATCTCACTCGCAATAAGTTGGTATTGACCATCCAGAAAAACTGCAACGAACGTCTCGCGCACTCGTCCATCCAACATTTCAACCAAATATTGCTCCAGACTTCTCGCATCGATTCTCTCTTTTTGAGCGCTCAAACACTCCTCAGACATCAATGTTTGTAAAACAAACATCGCTTTAAGGCGCGCGCGAACAACGTGATTAGCCACCGGATGACTGAAGGCGCCGTCAGCCAATCCTCGCGAAAAAGCGCGCAATGAAACGAAGGGTGGACAACTAGCCAACAGTGCATCAGCGGCAGAAATCGAGATGTCGAGCACCTCTGCCATAAGGACGATGCGATTACGGTGAGCGTACATAGTTAACCCGCCTGAGATTTACCATTGCAGGGCCACTCCTGTGTCGTTTTCAATCAATGTGGCTATCGCTACTGCACCCTTTGGCCGCAACGCGTTAACCACGCATTCATTCGACAGCCACAAGACAGACTTAAAATGTATCCAGCAAATGGGTCATTCCCCCGTTTCAAGCACCCTCAAACTCCCTGTGGCTCGTCGTGTGGGGAGTACTACCAGTCAAGACCAGTAGGATTCATCACGCGTGGATGCTACCTTTGACATCAACTTTCCCGGTTGCATTGGGCAAATGGCACGACTTTTAAATCGCAATTTCATCATTGGCGTCACAGGAAGCATCGCCGCGTACAAGGCGGCGGAAATCACACGTGAACTGAAACGTGAGGGCGCCAATGTGCGCGTGATCATGACGGACGGCGCCTGCGAGTTCATTACGCCGCTGACGTTGCAGGCACTCTCGGGTAATCCAGTCCACACCGGCCTCCTCGATACCGACGCGGAAGCGGCGATGGGCCACATAGAACTGGCACGCTGGGCAGATGCATTGGTTATCGCTCCCGCTAGTGCCGATTCCATTGCGCGTCTCGTTCAAGGCAGAGCGGATGACCTCCTCGGCGCCTGCGCACTTGCAACGCCAGCCCCCGTTTTTGTTGCCCCTGCTATGAATCAGGAAATGTGGGCGAAAGCCGCGACCCAAGAAAATATCCATGTCCTTCAAAACCGAGGGATTACAATATTAGGGCCCGACTCAGGAAGCCAAGCCTGCGGTGATATCGGTGCAGGGCGGTTGCTCGACCCACGTGAAATCATCGAGTCACTCGTCGCCACCTTTTTGACAGGTCAACTCGCAGGCAAGCACGTTGTTATTACGGCAGGCCCCACCCGAGAACCACTTTGTCCAGTGCGCTACCTCAGCAACCGAAGCTCCGGAAAAATGGGCTACGCGCTCGCCGAGGCCTGCATAAATGCGGGCGCACGAACGACACTCATCTCAGGTCCAGTTCACTGTGAAGCGCCTCCCGGTGTGGTACTGGTCCCCGTGGAGACCACACAGGAAATGCTTGACGCCAGCATGGCAGCGTCAGATGACGCAGATATTTTTATTGGCGCCGCCGCGGTTGTGGACTTCCGGCCCGAATCAGTGGCAACACAAAAAATAAAGCGTGAAGGGTCGACAACCATGGACCTTAAGCTGGTTTCCAACCCTGACATCATTGCCAGCATCGCAGCGCGCCAAGTGCGACCAAGCCTAGTCGTTGGCTTTGCCGCAGAGACAAATGATGTCACTACTTATGCGCGGAACAAGCTGAAAAAGAAGCGCTTAGATTTCATTTTTGCAAACGACGTCAGTGATTCTGCAATAGGGTTTAACAGCGACAGCAATGCTGGGACGCTCATCAGCGCGGACAATGACATTACAATGGCATTGTCATCCAAGCGCGTACTCGCAGAAACCATGATTGCTGAGCTCGCGAAACACCTGCCAGAGACATGAGTGCATCACGTCCGCCAGAAGGACATATTTCAGCCGAAGAGAGACGTAAGTTACTTATTGCGATTGGCGGCATTGCGCTCGCTGTTGTCCCTACCCTTGCGGCCGCTCTGTACTTAGTCGTCGGCCTATCATTTTCCGAGCAAAGTGCACTCTATAAAGCACAAGTAGATAACGCGCTTTACCAGCGTGCAGACCTGATCAAATCGGATATTGCCGCCATCAAAGATGGCTTGCAGCAAAGTCTATCTGATCGCTCTTTTGAGCAAAACCCAACATCGGCACTGCAATTGATCCCAGGTGGTCGTCAATTCCGCATTATTCCGCTGAGTGATATGGGCGTTGCGAGCCTAGACCCTGAAGACTACGGACTCAGTTCCTTGGTTTTGCTCGACAGAGTGCGCAAGACATTCGAGACCGGCGCCATAGGATTCGAGATTATTAAGCGTGAAGAAACATCTCAACTCGTTGCGGTTGGTCGATTCGAAACGCCCACACAGCGTGGTGTAGCCATTGCAACGCTGCACAGCCATATTCTTGCACGGTGGATGAGTGAGGCCCCCATTGGGCAGTTCAATCTCTGGCAGACCTTTGACGATGCACCCAGCATACAAATATCCGAGTCAGCTGAGTTTCTACCTACGGGATCGGGCGGCCCCATAAAACGAACGATCGAGGGAACACCCTATATTTTAGGGCTGGATGTCGACCCCTCGATGATGCCATCAACACCGGCATTACCCTTCCTTTTTTGGCCTCTCATTTTAATAGGGCTCTTGGCCAGTTATTGGGTTCTCATCCTTAAGCGCCGCGCTGACTTAGAGGGTGACGTCAAACTCATTCTCGATACTGCCGACTCACGCGACCCCATAAGGTTGCAGCACTCGGAACTGTCACCTCTCGCCCTCACTGTAAGACAGCTCGCCTCAAATAATAGAAGTCGAATGCGACGCTCGGGCGCAGCCGCCATCCAGCCAGAGCAGGGTCAGGACATCGCAGCGCGAGAGCCACAAACGCCTCAATTAATTGCCAGCGAATGGACGACAGGGATTGGGGCATGGGTAAGGCTTGCCGAGTCTGAAACAGAAGCCGTGGAGCAAAATGCTTTAAAGAAGCTGGCGGTAGGTGTTGCAGGTCTTGCCGTGCGATCATCGGCACAATCGTTTGTGGTCTCTTGTCTGGGCGGAGACAGAGAAATCCGCGCCAAAACTTGTTTCATAAAAGCACTTCTCTCAGAAGGTGTTGACGTGATTGACGTGGGACACGTGCCCACTCCCATAGCACACATGGCAACCCACAATGGCACCTCATCGGGTGCCGCGTTGGTCCTTCAACGCGATACCAAGGACCGGTTGACGCTTGGCGCGCTCTACAACCGTCAGTGGGTAGAAGAAGGCTTCTGGCAGAAAATCACCGCGCTCTCTTATGAGCACGTTGCTACATCCTCCAATGGTCGGAGTATCAAGCTCAAGCTAGATGATGATTACTGCGACCGCCTTTCGGCCGATATGGCCATGGCGGAAAATCTGCGCATAACCGTTGTCTGCGATAGCCCAATAACACTGTCCATAGCTGAGCAGAGCTTGCAAAAAGCATCGTGTGACGTACGCAGTGTTTGCCTTGAGCGAGGCTTCTCAGAAAGTGAGGCGCAGGCGCACTTTAGTGGCCATGAGGCAGACCTCCATTTTGTTTTGAACAGTTGCGCCTCGCGGTTAACCGTCTTTGATGCGCACGGCAATCGGGTTCGCGACGACCATATCTTCATGCTAATTAGCCGAGATGCGCTAGCGAGACACCCGGGAAGCGATGTCATTATTGGCTATAAAGGCTCGCGGATCCTCTCGTCATTTGTCACTTCATGCGGAGGAGCCTCAAAAATGGTGGACTCCGCTCCCCACGTTTTGCAGCGCGAAATGGCTGAAAGTGGCGCAATCATCGGTGGCGACTGCGACGGCGCCTTGTACTTACGCGATCGCTGGTTTGGATCTGACGATGCAATTTATGGCGGTGCGAGGCTTGCGGAAATTGTCAGTAACGAGGGACCGTTGACAGACCTTATAGCGGCTCTGCCCGAGACGTCGTTGAGTGTTTTACCCCTCGGTGATAAAACACCGTTGCACGATGCACTCTTGGCCTTATTGTCCGATGAAACCAGTTTTGCAGGCGCTCGGATATCGCAGGCTAATGGAATTCGCGTAGACTTCGCAGACAGCTGGGCCCACATTGATGATGCATTGGCAAATGATCCCACGCTGAGGTTTGAGGGTGACGACGATAGTTGCCGCGGCAGACTTGAGGAGCTTGTCGCTGACCTGTTATCGCAGAAGTACCCAGAGTTAGCACTACCGACTCCCCTGCCCACTATGTCAACTTCTAGGAGCCCATAGGCTATGTCATTAAACAGAACGGATGCAGAACAATTTGCTCGGGTGCTTACCGAGTCGTTGCCCTACATCCAACGATTTACCGGCAAAACCATGGTGATTAAGTTTGGCGGTAACGCAATGACCGACCCAGAACTCCAAGAGAGCTTTGCTCGCGACGTGGTTCTGATGAAGCTTGTGGGCATGAACCCCATTATTGTTCATGGTGGCGGCCCCCAAATAGGGAAACTACTGAGTCGCTTAGGCATCGAGTCGCGCTTTGTTGGCGGTATGCGCGTCACTGATGAAGAGACTGTGGACGTAGTAGAGATGGTGCTAGGTGCGGCCGTAAATAAGGAGATAGTCGATAGCATTCACCGAAACGGCGGGCGAGCAGTTGGTATCACAGGAAAAGATGGTGAGCTGATTAGGGCCAGAGCCCTATCAGGGCACTTGGCGGGTGACGGTGCCGAGGACATTGGCTTAGTGGGCGAAGTAGAGAGTGTTGATACCGACATTCTTACCATGCTCGCCAACAGCGACTACATACCGGTGATCGCACCGGTAGCAGGCAGTGCAGATGGACACACTTACAATATCAATGCTGACCTCGTTGCTGGCAAGCTAGCCGAGGTGCTCCAAGCAGAGAAACTGATGCTATTAACAAACGTGACGGGCTTGTTAGACGGTGAGGGGGAAACGCTTACCGGTCTTACGACTCAACGCGTCGATGAACTGATTGCCAACAAGATTATAACGGGCGGTATGCTCCCTAAGGTCCGTTGCGCAATGGATGCTGTGAGGGCAGGCGTCACGAGCGCTCATATTATCGACGGACGAGTGCCGCACTCAACCTTACTCGAAATCTTCAGTGATGAGGGTATTGGCACCTTGATCACAAACAAGACGATGGGTACGGTTGATCGCCCATAATCGCAACACAATAAACCCTCTGGCGGACACAATGCCCAAGAAACAAAGCGGTCGAAAAGAACAAATCCTACAAACTCTCGCAGAAATGCTGGAGTCGAGCCCAGGAAGCAAAATTACCACAGCAAAGTTGGCTGCAAATCTGGGGGTTTCAGAGGCTGCGCTATATCGTCATTTCCCGTCAAAAACACGTATGTACGAGTCGTTGATCGATTTTGTTGAAGACACCCTCTTCACGCGTATTACTCAAATTCTTAACGAAGAAGCCAAGCAGTTGGCGCGTTGCAAGAAAATCCTCACGTTGTACCTGATCTTCTGCGAACGAAATCCGGGCATTACACGAATACTGAGTGGTGATGCGCTTATGGGAGAACACGAGCGCCTACGTGAGCGGGTAAGCCAAGTTTACGATCGCATTGAAACTCAATTGCGCCAGTGCTTACGCATGGCGGAAATGGAAGAGGGCTGGCGAACAGCAATTCCCGTCAACCCCGCTGCGAACATGCTTCTTGCAACAGCGGAAGGGCGCATAGCGCAGTTCGTGCGCTCAAACTTCGCGCAATCACCAACAGAAGGCTGGGATGATCAGTGGAGGATTGCCACCAGCGCAATCGGCATTGAGGTACCCAAAGGCGGTTAATTGTCGCGAGAGGCTCTATCGCGGCTGAGTGATCTTCGCAACAAAACGACGTCTTGTAGCTGTGCGAATCGATTGCGGTCTCGAGCATAATCCTCAGTTACTGCCGCTACTTGGCCTTCGCGCTCCTCGATCGACCGTCCCGCTGCAGCGATTTCGGATCTTAATATCTCTACCGCCTCAAGATCTTGAGGCAAAGCGTCTTCACCTCGCCGCTCAAAATCAGCTAAACGGCTGAGTGCCGTCTCGAGACGCCCCCGCGCAACGCGCTGGTTGCTGGCCAAAATAGAGAGTCGAATTTTAAGCTCGCGCAGTGCACGATCCCGCGCCGCATCAATGTCTTCCACGGTGCTATAACGGAGCAACAAAAATCGATCCCACTCAGCAAGTCGCGCACGCTCGGCTTCAGCGCCACGCTTGAGTCGCTCGACAAGGTCTTTGTCGTTCAACTCTGAGTCACTGAGCTGACGGGGGACGACCTTAATGACTTCACCCAGAGGACTGAGCACCTCGTAGCCTCTCCCTGCGAACTTGGCAGGAACGTGCCAGTCCACAACGGTACCGCCCTCATTATTTTTGTAACGGTACAGGTTGTCAGCAAAAGCTGTCGAGCAGCTAATAATCGCCAGTAGCACAGCCAGCCGTTTAGACACCATACTGCTCCCGATAAGCGTTCATTTTTTGCAAGCTACCATTGAGCTCTGGCTGCATCTCCAGCCACTCAATAATGTCGTGCATCGTGATGACCGACGTCACGGTTAAACCCAGGGAGGTTTGAACCTCCTCGACCGCAGATTGCGCTCCAACACCCCGCTCGCATCGATCCAGACCAATAACAACACCAACCGGGTTAGCCCCATGATCACGAATAAGGTCAACGGAGTGGCGAA
The Candidatus Paraluminiphilus aquimaris genome window above contains:
- the mutM gene encoding bifunctional DNA-formamidopyrimidine glycosylase/DNA-(apurinic or apyrimidinic site) lyase — protein: MPELPEVETTRRGIEPHVVGRKVSSVTIRDRRLRWPISDDLEQRLEGGRVLAARRRAKYLLIDFDNGSLLVHLGMSGSLRLVNNKEQPRKHDHVDIALDTGFLLRYHDPRRFGSMHWVEGTSHSLLDHLGPEPLSTDFSGDYLYRVSRTRAAPVKHFIMDAKVVVGVGNIYANEALFMAGIRPDRAANKVSKVRYVRLAETIQEVLATAIEVGGTTLRDFVGGDGKAGYFAQSLQVYGRAGELCKRCKGQTLKEIRQSNRSTVFCPNCQR
- the rpmG gene encoding 50S ribosomal protein L33, whose product is MREKVRMNSSAGTGHFYTTDKNKRTTPDKLEMKKYDPVARKHVVYKEGKIK
- the rpmB gene encoding 50S ribosomal protein L28 is translated as MSRVCQVTGKRPMTGNNVSHAKNRTRRRFLPNLHNHRFWVESEKRFVSLRVSPKGMRVIDKRGIETVLSELRARGEKV
- a CDS encoding JAB domain-containing protein: MYAHRNRIVLMAEVLDISISAADALLASCPPFVSLRAFSRGLADGAFSHPVANHVVRARLKAMFVLQTLMSEECLSAQKERIDARSLEQYLVEMLDGRVRETFVAVFLDGQYQLIASEILFVGSIDSACVYHRVVMMSALSHHASSIIVAHNHPSGSPVPSQADIDTTRKLAKCLNIVDIDLVDHVIVAAGRCESLRNLGFV
- the coaBC gene encoding bifunctional phosphopantothenoylcysteine decarboxylase/phosphopantothenate--cysteine ligase CoaBC is translated as MDATFDINFPGCIGQMARLLNRNFIIGVTGSIAAYKAAEITRELKREGANVRVIMTDGACEFITPLTLQALSGNPVHTGLLDTDAEAAMGHIELARWADALVIAPASADSIARLVQGRADDLLGACALATPAPVFVAPAMNQEMWAKAATQENIHVLQNRGITILGPDSGSQACGDIGAGRLLDPREIIESLVATFLTGQLAGKHVVITAGPTREPLCPVRYLSNRSSGKMGYALAEACINAGARTTLISGPVHCEAPPGVVLVPVETTQEMLDASMAASDDADIFIGAAAVVDFRPESVATQKIKREGSTTMDLKLVSNPDIIASIAARQVRPSLVVGFAAETNDVTTYARNKLKKKRLDFIFANDVSDSAIGFNSDSNAGTLISADNDITMALSSKRVLAETMIAELAKHLPET
- the argB gene encoding acetylglutamate kinase: MSLNRTDAEQFARVLTESLPYIQRFTGKTMVIKFGGNAMTDPELQESFARDVVLMKLVGMNPIIVHGGGPQIGKLLSRLGIESRFVGGMRVTDEETVDVVEMVLGAAVNKEIVDSIHRNGGRAVGITGKDGELIRARALSGHLAGDGAEDIGLVGEVESVDTDILTMLANSDYIPVIAPVAGSADGHTYNINADLVAGKLAEVLQAEKLMLLTNVTGLLDGEGETLTGLTTQRVDELIANKIITGGMLPKVRCAMDAVRAGVTSAHIIDGRVPHSTLLEIFSDEGIGTLITNKTMGTVDRP
- the slmA gene encoding nucleoid occlusion factor SlmA — its product is MPKKQSGRKEQILQTLAEMLESSPGSKITTAKLAANLGVSEAALYRHFPSKTRMYESLIDFVEDTLFTRITQILNEEAKQLARCKKILTLYLIFCERNPGITRILSGDALMGEHERLRERVSQVYDRIETQLRQCLRMAEMEEGWRTAIPVNPAANMLLATAEGRIAQFVRSNFAQSPTEGWDDQWRIATSAIGIEVPKGG